One part of the Chloroflexota bacterium genome encodes these proteins:
- the recG gene encoding ATP-dependent DNA helicase RecG yields MVKYFPMSIQPSVEKLHKFFSLEAQRGYDNGAVMGGLGRMLENWEAEARADGLPEDLIRAVSARLRDYGRLSPASRAEVLHGLWARIRRTLELENGMSLGAAAPPAAATTAQAQQHQAAPARQAQPAPAASPPPAAASAPPAARLPSRAAAEPVSPETLQKPVTVVPDVGPRRAKTLARLNIATLEDLLYHLPRRYDDYSQCKPIRQLRYGEQVTVLGTVDKIMVRSLHGGKRKMVEAIVSDGSGALRVTWFNQVWVADRLRKGMAVALAGKIDQYLGRLVLTNPEWEPLDAEQLSTKRIVPVYPLTAKITQRWMRRVMHQVVSQWAPRVPDPLPPALREEAALPDLPTALQQVHFPDSWEALRAAQRRLAFDEVFLLQLGVLRQREAWRQRTARTFPVDDAWLESRLARLPFSLTGAQQRALDEIRRDLTSGHPMNRLLQGDVGSGKTVVAALAVAMVVQHGAQAAMMAPTAILAEQHYRSLQRLLAEEEGVLAPEQIRLLVGSTPAAARREILAGLASGEVKVLVGTHALLEDPVAFADLQLAVIDEQHRFGVRQRARLRAKGENVHILVMTATPIPRSLALTIYGDLDLTVMDEMPPGRQPVGTYLLMPRERERAYRLIRREVEAGHQAFIIYPLIESSEVLENTPAAVEAHRRLQEEVFPDLKVGLLHGKMTPAEKDEVMARFRNGAFHILVSTAVVEVGVDVPNATVMIIEGANRFGLAQLHQFRGRVGRGGEQAYCILIPETENAAEENERLKALVETTDGFVLAEKDLQQRGPGEFFGTRQAGFEDARLRMANLLDVHLIEQARNLSQKVIAADPDLNAPEHRLLAERLARFWRSGEGEMS; encoded by the coding sequence ATGGTAAAATACTTCCCTATGAGCATTCAACCCAGTGTGGAAAAACTGCATAAATTCTTCAGCCTGGAAGCCCAACGCGGCTACGACAATGGCGCGGTGATGGGCGGGCTGGGGCGCATGTTGGAAAACTGGGAAGCCGAGGCACGCGCCGATGGCTTGCCAGAAGACCTGATTCGCGCCGTAAGCGCCCGCCTGCGCGATTATGGCCGCCTTTCGCCCGCTTCACGCGCCGAAGTGCTTCATGGGCTATGGGCGCGCATCCGCCGCACGCTGGAACTGGAAAACGGGATGAGCCTGGGGGCAGCAGCGCCGCCCGCCGCAGCCACAACAGCCCAAGCCCAGCAGCACCAGGCCGCCCCCGCCCGCCAGGCGCAGCCTGCCCCGGCAGCCTCACCACCGCCCGCGGCCGCCAGCGCGCCCCCCGCGGCGCGGTTGCCTTCCCGCGCAGCGGCAGAACCCGTCTCGCCGGAAACGCTACAAAAGCCCGTCACGGTGGTGCCCGATGTCGGCCCGCGACGAGCCAAAACCCTTGCCCGGCTGAACATCGCCACCCTCGAAGACTTGCTCTATCACCTGCCGCGGCGCTACGACGATTACAGCCAGTGCAAGCCTATCCGCCAGTTGCGCTACGGTGAGCAAGTGACAGTGCTCGGCACGGTCGACAAAATCATGGTGCGCTCACTGCACGGCGGCAAGCGAAAGATGGTCGAAGCCATCGTTTCCGATGGCAGCGGCGCGCTGCGGGTGACCTGGTTCAACCAGGTGTGGGTGGCCGATCGGCTGCGCAAAGGCATGGCTGTGGCACTGGCCGGGAAAATCGACCAATACCTGGGCCGACTGGTGCTCACCAACCCGGAATGGGAGCCGCTGGACGCGGAGCAGTTGAGCACCAAGCGCATTGTGCCGGTGTATCCGCTGACGGCCAAAATCACCCAGCGGTGGATGCGTCGCGTGATGCACCAGGTGGTGAGCCAGTGGGCGCCGCGCGTGCCCGACCCGCTGCCGCCGGCGCTGCGAGAAGAAGCCGCATTGCCCGACCTGCCCACTGCCCTCCAACAGGTGCATTTCCCCGATTCGTGGGAAGCCCTGCGGGCGGCGCAACGGCGTCTGGCCTTCGACGAAGTCTTCCTCTTGCAGTTGGGCGTGCTTCGACAGCGAGAAGCCTGGCGCCAGCGGACGGCGCGCACCTTCCCGGTGGACGATGCCTGGCTGGAAAGCCGCCTGGCCCGCCTGCCCTTTAGCCTGACAGGTGCCCAGCAGCGCGCCCTCGACGAAATCCGGCGCGATCTCACCTCCGGCCATCCGATGAACCGCTTGCTGCAAGGCGACGTCGGCTCAGGCAAGACGGTGGTCGCCGCGCTCGCGGTGGCCATGGTGGTGCAACATGGTGCCCAGGCTGCCATGATGGCGCCCACAGCCATTTTGGCCGAGCAGCACTACCGCAGTTTACAACGCCTTCTGGCCGAAGAAGAAGGCGTGCTTGCCCCAGAGCAAATTCGCCTGCTGGTCGGCAGCACACCAGCCGCGGCGCGGCGGGAAATTCTCGCCGGGCTGGCCTCTGGCGAGGTCAAAGTGCTGGTAGGCACCCACGCCTTGCTGGAAGACCCCGTCGCGTTTGCCGACCTGCAACTGGCGGTCATCGACGAACAACACCGCTTTGGGGTGCGGCAGCGCGCCCGTCTGCGCGCCAAAGGGGAAAACGTCCACATCCTCGTGATGACAGCCACCCCCATTCCGCGCTCGCTGGCACTGACCATCTACGGCGATCTGGACCTGACCGTGATGGACGAAATGCCGCCCGGACGCCAGCCAGTGGGCACCTATTTGCTCATGCCCCGCGAGCGGGAACGCGCTTATCGCCTCATCCGCCGCGAGGTGGAAGCCGGTCACCAGGCCTTCATCATTTACCCCCTCATTGAAAGCAGCGAAGTCCTGGAAAACACCCCCGCTGCGGTGGAAGCCCATCGTCGTTTGCAAGAAGAGGTGTTCCCCGACCTGAAAGTAGGGCTGCTGCACGGGAAGATGACGCCCGCGGAGAAAGACGAGGTCATGGCACGCTTTCGTAACGGTGCGTTCCACATTCTGGTCTCCACCGCGGTGGTGGAAGTTGGCGTTGATGTGCCCAACGCCACGGTGATGATCATCGAGGGGGCCAACCGCTTCGGGCTGGCGCAACTGCATCAATTCCGCGGGCGCGTGGGCCGCGGCGGAGAACAAGCCTACTGCATTCTGATTCCCGAAACCGAAAACGCCGCCGAGGAAAACGAGCGCCTGAAGGCGCTGGTGGAAACCACCGACGGCTTCGTGCTCGCCGAGAAAGACTTGCAACAGCGCGGGCCGGGCGAGTTCTTCGGCACCCGGCAGGCCGGCTTCGAAGATGCCCGCCTGCGGATGGCCAACCTACTCGATGTTCACCTCATCGAGCAGGCGCGCAATCTTTCGCAGAAAGTCATTGCCGCCGACCCCGACCTGAACGCACCCGAACACCGCTTGCTTGCCGAGCGCCTGGCGCGCTTTTGGCGCTCTGGCGAGGGAGAGATGAGTTAA
- a CDS encoding pantetheine-phosphate adenylyltransferase — MVKAIFPGSFDPIHYGHIDIALRAAQLFDEVIVAVYDRPLKNLIFSPAERIALVEEAFHGQKRIRVMGYSGLTVDFCHQVGAQVIVRGLRVFSDFENEFRMALANRRLAPDIEMVMLITNEEHTFLSSTTVREIASLGGDVSTMVPPHVDAALKARFAQMSESQQMNHMKSLRD; from the coding sequence ATGGTCAAAGCCATTTTCCCCGGCAGTTTCGACCCCATTCACTACGGCCACATAGATATCGCCCTGCGGGCAGCCCAACTGTTCGACGAGGTCATTGTGGCCGTGTACGACCGCCCACTCAAGAATTTAATTTTCTCCCCCGCAGAACGCATTGCTCTGGTCGAAGAAGCCTTTCACGGGCAAAAGCGCATTCGCGTGATGGGCTACAGCGGCCTGACGGTAGACTTCTGCCACCAGGTCGGCGCGCAAGTGATTGTGCGCGGCCTGCGGGTATTCTCAGACTTCGAGAACGAGTTCCGCATGGCCCTGGCAAACCGTCGGCTGGCGCCCGACATTGAAATGGTGATGCTCATCACCAACGAGGAACACACCTTCCTCTCTTCCACCACGGTGCGGGAAATCGCCTCGCTGGGCGGCGATGTGAGCACGATGGTGCCGCCACATGTGGATGCAGCCCTGAAAGCCCGCTTCGCCCAGATGAGCGAAAGCCAGCAAATGAACCACATGAAATCCCTGCGCGATTGA